One window of the Vicia villosa cultivar HV-30 ecotype Madison, WI unplaced genomic scaffold, Vvil1.0 ctg.001502F_1_1, whole genome shotgun sequence genome contains the following:
- the LOC131635494 gene encoding F-box/kelch-repeat protein At3g23880-like has product MDISPLVFIPEELVAEILSLLPVKTVSRFKCVNKLWNTLISDPTFIDKHLNKSSQKQHLIEVWRDTRDLIIVPFPLYDLHENPSITIHRNNLRCLNDGDYSVVGTCNGLICLYSKSLYKVSTFGYKESSVEYMEYSIHLWNPSTRNKPENFASIRHIHDMKSFHFAFGYDDSKKSYKVVAYHIEACAESEVKVFISGDNVWRNIQSFPVVPLSWEGYSSETFPKNGVHLSNTFNWLAINDYFFSFYRCTDITHVEQIVIISLDLSTETYNVIRPNRVKTKPIWMKDYVTK; this is encoded by the coding sequence ATGGATATTTCTCCATTGGTATTCATTCCTGAGGAACTCGTAGCTGAAATCCTATCCTTGCTTCCAGTTAAAACTGTATCGAGATTCAAATGCGTGAACAAGTTATGGAACACTCTCATCTCCGATCCAACCTTCATTGATAAGCATCTTAACAAGTCATCACAAAAACAACATCTCATTGAAGTATGGAGGGATACCAGAGATTTGATTATCGTACCATTCCCCTTGTATGATCTACACGAAAATCCATCCATCACTATTCACAGAAACAATCTTCGTTGTTTGAATGACGGCGATTATTCCGTTGTTGGAACTTGCAACGGATTGATCTGTTTGTATAGTAAATCTCTCTACAAAGTATCAACTTTCGGGTATAAAGAATCATCTGTTGAGTATATGGAATACTCAATCCATTTGTGGAATCCTTCCACGAGAAATAAACCCGAAAATTTTGCTTCCATTCGTCATATCCATGATATGAAGTCTTTTCATTTCGCATTTGGTTATGATGATTCAAAAAAAAGTTATAAGGTTGTGGCTTATCATATTGAGGCTTGTGCGGAAAGTGAGGTTAAAGTTTTTATTTCGGGTGATAATGTTTGGagaaatattcaaagttttccggTGGTGCCTCTTAGTTGGGAGGGGTATTCCAGTGAAACTTTTCCTAAGAATGGTGTGCATTTGAGTAACACTTTTAATTGGTTGGCTATTAATgactatttcttttctttttatcgaTGCACGGATATTACTCATGTTGAGCAAATTGTGATTATTTCACTTGATCTTTCGACTGAGACATACAATGTTATTAGGCCCAATAGAGTTAAAACTAAACCCATATGGATGAAAGACTATGTGACAAAATAA
- the LOC131635495 gene encoding F-box/kelch-repeat protein At3g23880-like produces the protein MDISPLVFIPEELVAEILSLLPVKTVSRFKCVNKLWNTLISDPTFIDKHLNKSSQKQHLIEVWRDTRDLIIVPFPLYDLHENPSITIHRNNLRCLNDGDYSVVGTCNGLICLYSKSLYKVSTFGYKESSVEYMEYSIHLWNPSTRNKPENFASIRHIHDMKSFHFAFGYDDSKKSYKVVAYHIEACAESEVKVFISGDNVWRNIQSFPVVPLSWEGYSSETFPKNGVHLSNTFNWLAINDYFFSFYRCTDITHVEQIVIISLDLSTETYKVLLVPQGLVEVPQMQPVISVLMGCLCFSHQEKHEFVLWQMKEYGIRESWTRLFKISYQILPMDFRDESFRMACLYKKGDMVVFVSDCSHDPVIYNLRDKKVEEVIINGGGYWFCHVNVYVESLVTVC, from the coding sequence ATGGATATTTCTCCATTGGTATTCATTCCTGAGGAACTCGTAGCTGAAATCCTATCCTTGCTTCCAGTTAAAACTGTATCGAGATTCAAATGCGTGAACAAGTTATGGAACACTCTCATCTCCGATCCAACCTTCATTGATAAGCATCTTAACAAGTCATCACAAAAACAACATCTCATTGAAGTATGGAGGGATACCAGAGATTTGATTATCGTACCATTCCCCTTGTATGATCTACACGAAAATCCATCCATCACTATTCACAGAAACAATCTTCGTTGTTTGAATGACGGCGATTATTCCGTTGTTGGAACTTGCAACGGATTGATCTGTTTGTATAGTAAATCTCTCTACAAAGTATCAACTTTCGGGTATAAAGAATCATCTGTTGAGTATATGGAATACTCAATCCATTTGTGGAATCCTTCCACGAGAAATAAACCCGAAAATTTTGCTTCCATTCGTCATATCCATGATATGAAGTCTTTTCATTTCGCATTTGGTTATGATGATTCAAAAAAAAGTTATAAGGTTGTGGCTTATCATATTGAGGCTTGTGCGGAAAGTGAGGTTAAAGTTTTTATTTCGGGTGATAATGTTTGGagaaatattcaaagttttccggTGGTGCCTCTTAGTTGGGAGGGGTATTCCAGTGAAACTTTTCCTAAGAATGGTGTGCATTTGAGTAACACTTTTAATTGGTTGGCTATTAATgactatttcttttctttttatcgaTGCACGGATATTACTCATGTTGAGCAAATTGTGATTATTTCACTTGATCTTTCGACTGAGACATACAAAGTGTTGCTTGTGCCACAAGGTTTAGTTGAGGTGCCACAGATGCAGCCAGTTATTAGTGTTTTGATGGGATGTCTTTGTTTTTCTCACCAAGAGAAACATGAATTTGTTTTATGGCAGATGAAAGAGTATGGAATTCGGGAATCTTGGACTCGATTATTTAAGATTAGTTATCAAATCCTTCCCATGGATTTCAGAGATGAAAGTTTTCGAATGGCTTGCCTTTATAAAAAGggtgatatggtggtatttgtaAGTGATTGTTCGCATGATCCAGTGATATATAATTTGAGAGATAAAAAAGTAGAGGAAGTTATAATTAATGGCGGTGGGTACTGGTTCTGTCATGTAAATGTTTATGTAGAAAGCTTGGTTACGGTTTGTTGA